One segment of Gemmatimonadota bacterium DNA contains the following:
- a CDS encoding Gfo/Idh/MocA family oxidoreductase: protein MSPLTVGIIGCGKQAPKHLRGFQADRDVEIVLGDIDEARARALAESEGVRWAPVDEILADPSIAAVDLCTPTTTHAGLIEQAVLSGKAFLCEKPLCQTLAEAERIGRAVLAHEAIGMVGFVYRLVPAFEVGAEVMKGVAETGTSAVLGRVVSATFRIGGRGSHRLWKHRRETGGGAINEMLVHMLDLALWYFGDAREVVVHRRELLQPQRVIDGVEYAVDAEDYVVVSVRTESGVEVLIQADLITPAFSQSVEVQGANGTFRGSITADALSFVHTLKAVEGWPAGRNLIDTTQTDFFQAEVRTFLEAVREGRAPVLGNVLDAVRLMRVVEEIRTAPVR, encoded by the coding sequence ATGAGCCCTCTCACGGTTGGGATCATCGGGTGTGGAAAGCAGGCGCCCAAGCATCTGCGTGGCTTCCAGGCCGATCGTGATGTCGAGATCGTGCTCGGCGACATCGACGAGGCGCGTGCCCGCGCGTTGGCCGAGAGCGAGGGCGTCCGTTGGGCGCCGGTCGACGAGATTCTTGCCGACCCGAGCATCGCCGCAGTTGATCTGTGCACGCCGACGACTACCCACGCGGGCCTGATCGAGCAGGCCGTTCTCAGCGGTAAGGCGTTCCTTTGTGAGAAGCCGCTCTGCCAGACGCTCGCTGAAGCCGAGCGCATCGGACGCGCAGTGCTGGCCCACGAGGCCATCGGCATGGTCGGCTTCGTCTACCGGCTCGTGCCCGCGTTCGAGGTCGGTGCGGAGGTCATGAAAGGGGTGGCCGAGACAGGCACCAGCGCGGTGCTAGGCCGCGTGGTATCCGCGACGTTCCGCATCGGAGGTCGGGGATCACATCGGCTCTGGAAACACCGGCGCGAGACCGGAGGCGGGGCGATCAACGAGATGCTCGTCCACATGCTCGACCTCGCGCTCTGGTACTTCGGAGATGCGAGAGAAGTCGTAGTGCACCGGCGTGAGCTGTTACAGCCCCAGCGTGTGATCGACGGAGTGGAGTATGCTGTGGATGCCGAGGACTACGTCGTGGTGAGCGTGCGAACCGAGAGCGGAGTGGAAGTGCTCATCCAGGCCGACCTCATCACTCCGGCATTCAGCCAGTCCGTCGAGGTCCAGGGCGCCAATGGCACGTTTCGTGGCTCGATCACCGCAGACGCACTCTCGTTCGTGCATACGCTGAAAGCGGTCGAGGGCTGGCCCGCTGGCCGGAACCTGATCGACACCACCCAAACCGATTTCTTCCAGGCCGAAGTGCGCACGTTCTTGGAAGCCGTGAGGGAAGGGCGAGCCCCGGTGCTGGGCAATGTGTTGGACGCCGTTCGACTCATGCGGGTCGTCGAAGAAATCAGAACAGCACCCGTTCGATGA
- a CDS encoding DegT/DnrJ/EryC1/StrS family aminotransferase, with product MTQRKEVSIAKIELTEHEIAAATAVLRSGALRQGAQCAAFEDEYAEYVGAEHAVTCANGSAALHLPFFCMLDPGDEVIVPSFTFIATASMVALTGAKPVFCDVDPDSFLLDLGLAEDLVTERTKMVVPVHLFGNPCSRRDTRAFADRHGLAVVWDAAQAHGARLDDSDVGAWDDAVAYSFYPSKNMFVGEGGMVCTNDTNLAERLREARAHGQTGKYYHTSLGFNYRMTDVEAAIGRAQLTRLDSMLEVRRSAAAILLEGLEGVSGVTPQQVTPGSSHAWHQFCMTVDPDVTGVTRDALAEHLLGMGVSTAVHYPRGLHQQPIFREMYGDFEMPVTDRLADRILALPVHHGLTPDDAHYVVACVLRAVSGA from the coding sequence ATGACGCAGAGGAAAGAGGTCTCGATCGCGAAGATCGAGCTTACCGAGCATGAGATTGCGGCCGCGACAGCGGTGCTTCGGTCCGGCGCGCTACGCCAGGGCGCACAGTGCGCCGCCTTCGAGGACGAGTACGCGGAGTACGTGGGGGCGGAGCACGCGGTCACGTGCGCCAACGGCTCAGCCGCGCTGCACCTGCCGTTCTTCTGCATGCTCGATCCGGGGGACGAGGTGATCGTGCCGTCGTTCACCTTCATCGCGACCGCGAGCATGGTGGCGCTGACCGGCGCGAAACCGGTGTTCTGCGACGTCGACCCGGACTCATTCCTACTCGATTTGGGACTGGCGGAGGATCTCGTCACCGAGCGCACGAAGATGGTGGTGCCGGTGCACTTGTTCGGGAATCCGTGCTCGCGACGGGACACACGAGCGTTTGCGGATCGCCACGGGCTCGCGGTCGTGTGGGATGCCGCCCAGGCTCATGGAGCAAGGCTGGACGACTCCGACGTCGGTGCGTGGGACGACGCGGTTGCATACTCGTTCTACCCCTCGAAGAACATGTTCGTCGGCGAAGGCGGGATGGTGTGCACAAACGACACGAATCTCGCCGAGCGCTTGCGCGAAGCTCGTGCCCACGGGCAGACGGGCAAGTACTACCACACCTCGCTCGGCTTCAACTACCGGATGACGGATGTAGAAGCCGCCATCGGACGCGCCCAGCTGACGAGGCTCGACTCGATGCTGGAGGTGCGCCGGAGCGCCGCGGCGATCTTGCTCGAAGGACTCGAAGGGGTCTCGGGCGTCACGCCGCAGCAGGTCACGCCCGGATCCTCACACGCATGGCACCAGTTCTGCATGACAGTCGATCCCGACGTCACGGGCGTGACCCGGGACGCTCTCGCCGAGCACTTGCTTGGAATGGGGGTGAGCACGGCGGTGCACTATCCGCGCGGGCTCCACCAGCAGCCGATCTTCCGTGAGATGTACGGCGATTTCGAGATGCCGGTCACGGACCGGCTCGCGGACCGGATCCTAGCGCTGCCAGTACACCACGGGCTGACTCCCGACGACGCTCACTACGTCGTCGCTTGCGTGCTCCGGGCGGTGTCGGGAGCGTAG
- a CDS encoding class I SAM-dependent methyltransferase yields the protein MSIDRGREEARIRAVYTKRDRTGKRALSASERPENRFWRKRREQVARALLADAGSGDLSSAEVLDVGCGAGDWLRTLCSWGADQGKLHGIDLLEDRIEAARAAEPVIDFRVGSGWALPFDRASMDLVCANTVFSSILEPDARDALAGEIRRVMKPDGWALIYDFRVSHPRNPDTVGIGRSEVRRLFTAFEARTRSLTLAPPIARPLTRVSVGLARFVEAGAPFLRTHALHLLGIPLPPTVP from the coding sequence ATGAGCATCGACCGCGGGCGTGAGGAGGCCCGCATCCGCGCGGTCTACACGAAGCGAGATCGCACCGGGAAGCGGGCGCTATCCGCCTCGGAGCGACCCGAGAACCGATTCTGGCGAAAGCGACGTGAGCAGGTCGCGCGCGCCTTGCTCGCCGACGCCGGCTCCGGTGACCTCTCGAGCGCTGAAGTGCTCGACGTGGGCTGCGGAGCAGGGGACTGGCTCCGCACGCTTTGTTCTTGGGGAGCCGACCAGGGAAAGCTCCACGGAATCGATCTGCTCGAGGATCGCATTGAGGCTGCACGCGCGGCTGAGCCGGTCATCGACTTTCGTGTTGGCAGTGGATGGGCGCTGCCGTTCGACCGGGCGAGCATGGATCTCGTGTGCGCGAACACCGTCTTCTCGTCGATTCTCGAGCCCGATGCTCGGGACGCGCTGGCCGGCGAGATCCGGCGTGTGATGAAGCCGGACGGTTGGGCGCTCATCTACGACTTCCGCGTGAGTCACCCGCGCAATCCGGACACCGTCGGGATAGGCAGATCCGAGGTGCGTCGTCTCTTCACCGCCTTCGAAGCACGCACTCGCTCGCTGACCTTGGCCCCGCCGATCGCGCGCCCCCTGACGCGGGTGTCCGTAGGCTTGGCGCGTTTCGTGGAGGCCGGAGCGCCGTTCCTTCGTACGCACGCCCTACACTTGCTTGGTATCCCCCTTCCCCCTACCGTCCCCTAG